One genomic region from Apodemus sylvaticus chromosome 1, mApoSyl1.1, whole genome shotgun sequence encodes:
- the Ssh3 gene encoding protein phosphatase Slingshot homolog 3 isoform X1 yields MALVTVSRSPPASGHSTPVGPPQDRVVKRRGRLQRRQSFAVLRGAVLGLQDGGDRSDAAEADSEPVGEPSSEEQPTEDQTDNGQGLQSPWKQVQKQHLHLMVELLRPQDDIRLAAQLEAARPPRLRYLLVVSTGLDLTEEETILLGVDFPDSSSHSCTLGLVLPLWSDTQVYLDGDGGFSVSSGGQSRIFKPVSIQTMWATLQVLHQACEVALGSGLVPGGSALAWATYYQEKLNSDQGCLNEWMAMADLESFRSPNAEPGQASEQEQMKQAILAELWQVLDTSDLDSVTSKEIRQALELRLGCPLQQYRDFIDNQMLLLMAQQDRASRIFPHLYLGSEWNAANLEELQRNRVSHILNMAREIDNFFPERFTYHNVRVWDEESAQLLPHWKETHRFIEDARAQGTRVLVHCKMGVSRSAATVLAYAMKQYGWGLEQALTHVQELRPTVRPNPGFLRQLQTYQGILTASRQSHVWEQKVGVVSPEEPLAPEVSTPLPPLPPEPGGSGEVMVMGLEGSQDASKEERGLRPRINLRGVMRSISLLEPSSEPESTPEAGDLPEVFSSDEEPLQTFSQLSRAKGGQQVRKGPWPALRSRQSVAALHSAALVASRARAFQEQGQGQGQREPGMSPTPRLRKVMRQASVDDSREEGAA; encoded by the exons ATGGCGCTGGTCACAGTGAGTCGCTCGCCGCCGGCAAGTGGCCACTCCACGCCTGTGGGACCCCCG CAGGACCGAGTGGTAAAGCGCAGAGGCCGGCTCCAGCGCAG GCAGAGTTTTGCAGTGCTCCGAGGGGCTGTCCTGGGACTTCAGGATGGAGGGGACAGGAGTGACGCAGCAGAGGCTGACTCTGAGCCGGTGGGGGAACCCTCAAGTGAGGAGCAGCCCACCGAGGACCAGACTGACAACGGGCAAGGACTCCAGAGTCCCTGGAAACAAGTGCAAAAGCAGCACCTGCACCTTATGGTGGAGCTGCTCAGGCCGCAGGATGATATCCGCCTG GCAGCCCAGCTGGAGGCAGCCCGACCCCCACGACTTCGCTACCTGCTGGTAGTATCCACAGGACTGGATCTGACTGAAGAGGAGACCATCCTTCTTGGGGTGGACTTCCCCGACAGCAG TTCCCACAGCTGCACCCTGGGCCTGGTCTTGCCCCTCTGGAGTGATACCCAGGTGTACCTGGACGGCGATGG GGGCTTCAGTGTGTCATCTGGTGGTCAGAGCCGAATCTTCAAGCCTGTCTCTATCCAGACCATGTG GGCCACACTACAGGTATTGCACCAAGCATGTGAGGTGGCTCTAGGCAGTGGCCTTGTGCCTGGTGGCAGTGCCCTTGCCTGGGCCACTTACTACCAGGAGAAACTGAACTCTGACCAGGGTTGCCTCAATGAGTGGATGGCCATGGCTGACCTGGAGTCCTTTCGATCACCTAATGCTGAGCCTGGACA GGCTTCAGAGCAGGAGCAGATGAAACAGGCAATCCTGGCTGAATTGTGGCAGGTGTTGGACACCAGTGACCTGGACAGCGTTACTTCTAAAGAG ATCCGTCAGGCCCTGGAGCTGCGTCTGGGATGCCCTCTCCAGCAGTACCGTGACTTTATAGACAACCAGATGTTGCTGCTCATGGCCCAGCAAGATCGGGCCTCCCGCATCTTCCCGCACCTCTACCTG GGCTCTGAGTGGAATGCTGCCAACCTGGAGGAACTTCAGAGAAACAG AGTAAGTCACATCCTGAACATGGCCCGGGAGATTGACAACTTCTTCCCTGAGCGCTTCACCTATCACAATGTACGTGTCTGGGATGAGGAATCAGCACAACTGCTGCCCCACTGGAAGGAGACACACCGATTCATTGAGGATGCCAG AGCACAGGGCACTCGGGTGCTAGTCCACTGTAAGATGGGTGTCAGCCGTTCTGCTGCCACAGTACTGGCCTATGCCATGAAACAGTATGGCTGGGGCCTGGAACAAGCCCTGACACACGTGCAGGAGCTCCGACCCACTGTCCGCCCCAACCCTGGCTTCCTGCGTCAGCTGCAGACCTACCAGGGCATTCTGACTGCCAG CCGGCAGAGCCATGTCTGGGAGCAGAAAGTGGGTGTGGTCTCCCCAGAGGAGCCCCTGGCACCTGAAGTTTCTACACCATTGCCACCTCTTCCACCAGAACCGGGGGGCAGTGGGGAGGTGATGGTTATGGGCCTGGAAGGAAGCCAGGATGCCTCAAAAGAAGAGCGGGGACTACGGCCCCGCATCAACCTCCGGGGGGTCATGCGCTCCATCAGTCTCCTGGAGCCCTCCTCAGAGCCAGAGAGTACCCCAGAGGCTGGAGACCTGCCAGAA GTTTTCTCTTCAGATGAAGAACCTCTTCAAACCTTCTCTCAGCTTTCAAGAGCCAAAGGTGGCCAGCAGGTCCGCAAGGGGCCTTGGCCTGCCCTGAGGTCTCGCCAGTCTGTGGCTGCCCTCCATAGTGCTGCCCTGGTGGCCAGCAGGGCACGGGCCttccaggagcaggggcaggggcaagggCAGAGGGAGCCTGGTATGTCTCCCACACCTAGGCTCCGGAAGGTGATGAGGCAGGCCAGTGTGGACGACAGCAGGGAGGAGGGTGCGGCCTAA
- the Ssh3 gene encoding protein phosphatase Slingshot homolog 3 isoform X2, translated as MALVTVSRSPPASGHSTPVGPPDRVVKRRGRLQRRQSFAVLRGAVLGLQDGGDRSDAAEADSEPVGEPSSEEQPTEDQTDNGQGLQSPWKQVQKQHLHLMVELLRPQDDIRLAAQLEAARPPRLRYLLVVSTGLDLTEEETILLGVDFPDSSSHSCTLGLVLPLWSDTQVYLDGDGGFSVSSGGQSRIFKPVSIQTMWATLQVLHQACEVALGSGLVPGGSALAWATYYQEKLNSDQGCLNEWMAMADLESFRSPNAEPGQASEQEQMKQAILAELWQVLDTSDLDSVTSKEIRQALELRLGCPLQQYRDFIDNQMLLLMAQQDRASRIFPHLYLGSEWNAANLEELQRNRVSHILNMAREIDNFFPERFTYHNVRVWDEESAQLLPHWKETHRFIEDARAQGTRVLVHCKMGVSRSAATVLAYAMKQYGWGLEQALTHVQELRPTVRPNPGFLRQLQTYQGILTASRQSHVWEQKVGVVSPEEPLAPEVSTPLPPLPPEPGGSGEVMVMGLEGSQDASKEERGLRPRINLRGVMRSISLLEPSSEPESTPEAGDLPEVFSSDEEPLQTFSQLSRAKGGQQVRKGPWPALRSRQSVAALHSAALVASRARAFQEQGQGQGQREPGMSPTPRLRKVMRQASVDDSREEGAA; from the exons ATGGCGCTGGTCACAGTGAGTCGCTCGCCGCCGGCAAGTGGCCACTCCACGCCTGTGGGACCCCCG GACCGAGTGGTAAAGCGCAGAGGCCGGCTCCAGCGCAG GCAGAGTTTTGCAGTGCTCCGAGGGGCTGTCCTGGGACTTCAGGATGGAGGGGACAGGAGTGACGCAGCAGAGGCTGACTCTGAGCCGGTGGGGGAACCCTCAAGTGAGGAGCAGCCCACCGAGGACCAGACTGACAACGGGCAAGGACTCCAGAGTCCCTGGAAACAAGTGCAAAAGCAGCACCTGCACCTTATGGTGGAGCTGCTCAGGCCGCAGGATGATATCCGCCTG GCAGCCCAGCTGGAGGCAGCCCGACCCCCACGACTTCGCTACCTGCTGGTAGTATCCACAGGACTGGATCTGACTGAAGAGGAGACCATCCTTCTTGGGGTGGACTTCCCCGACAGCAG TTCCCACAGCTGCACCCTGGGCCTGGTCTTGCCCCTCTGGAGTGATACCCAGGTGTACCTGGACGGCGATGG GGGCTTCAGTGTGTCATCTGGTGGTCAGAGCCGAATCTTCAAGCCTGTCTCTATCCAGACCATGTG GGCCACACTACAGGTATTGCACCAAGCATGTGAGGTGGCTCTAGGCAGTGGCCTTGTGCCTGGTGGCAGTGCCCTTGCCTGGGCCACTTACTACCAGGAGAAACTGAACTCTGACCAGGGTTGCCTCAATGAGTGGATGGCCATGGCTGACCTGGAGTCCTTTCGATCACCTAATGCTGAGCCTGGACA GGCTTCAGAGCAGGAGCAGATGAAACAGGCAATCCTGGCTGAATTGTGGCAGGTGTTGGACACCAGTGACCTGGACAGCGTTACTTCTAAAGAG ATCCGTCAGGCCCTGGAGCTGCGTCTGGGATGCCCTCTCCAGCAGTACCGTGACTTTATAGACAACCAGATGTTGCTGCTCATGGCCCAGCAAGATCGGGCCTCCCGCATCTTCCCGCACCTCTACCTG GGCTCTGAGTGGAATGCTGCCAACCTGGAGGAACTTCAGAGAAACAG AGTAAGTCACATCCTGAACATGGCCCGGGAGATTGACAACTTCTTCCCTGAGCGCTTCACCTATCACAATGTACGTGTCTGGGATGAGGAATCAGCACAACTGCTGCCCCACTGGAAGGAGACACACCGATTCATTGAGGATGCCAG AGCACAGGGCACTCGGGTGCTAGTCCACTGTAAGATGGGTGTCAGCCGTTCTGCTGCCACAGTACTGGCCTATGCCATGAAACAGTATGGCTGGGGCCTGGAACAAGCCCTGACACACGTGCAGGAGCTCCGACCCACTGTCCGCCCCAACCCTGGCTTCCTGCGTCAGCTGCAGACCTACCAGGGCATTCTGACTGCCAG CCGGCAGAGCCATGTCTGGGAGCAGAAAGTGGGTGTGGTCTCCCCAGAGGAGCCCCTGGCACCTGAAGTTTCTACACCATTGCCACCTCTTCCACCAGAACCGGGGGGCAGTGGGGAGGTGATGGTTATGGGCCTGGAAGGAAGCCAGGATGCCTCAAAAGAAGAGCGGGGACTACGGCCCCGCATCAACCTCCGGGGGGTCATGCGCTCCATCAGTCTCCTGGAGCCCTCCTCAGAGCCAGAGAGTACCCCAGAGGCTGGAGACCTGCCAGAA GTTTTCTCTTCAGATGAAGAACCTCTTCAAACCTTCTCTCAGCTTTCAAGAGCCAAAGGTGGCCAGCAGGTCCGCAAGGGGCCTTGGCCTGCCCTGAGGTCTCGCCAGTCTGTGGCTGCCCTCCATAGTGCTGCCCTGGTGGCCAGCAGGGCACGGGCCttccaggagcaggggcaggggcaagggCAGAGGGAGCCTGGTATGTCTCCCACACCTAGGCTCCGGAAGGTGATGAGGCAGGCCAGTGTGGACGACAGCAGGGAGGAGGGTGCGGCCTAA